From Daucus carota subsp. sativus chromosome 6, DH1 v3.0, whole genome shotgun sequence, the proteins below share one genomic window:
- the LOC108226513 gene encoding uncharacterized protein LOC108226513 — protein sequence MGVMVRGGGVVVAFTTLQNHNSLLAVSRESGLAMATPREAACYQQQQQQQFNCYTRRHMRAATLMVVSAKKKDEEEAETNEPKRKQNLFESVTEALDFAQVRSEEDAQLLDDARKATKSGSKMTREQYGALRRKIGGTYKDFFKSYVDVDGEYVEEGWVDKTCKICKKDTRGEARQVDNFGRYVHIACLDDKSKSGGNFFTRLFS from the exons ATGGGAGTCATGGTGAGAGGTGGTGGCGTCGTGGTGGCTTTCACAACTTTACAAAACCATAATAGCTTGTTGGCAGTCAGTCGTGAGAGTGGGTTGGCAATGGCAACTCCAAGAGAAGCAGCATGTtaccagcagcagcagcagcagcagttcAATTGTTATACCCGGCGGCATATGAGAGCAGCAACACTAATGGTTGTGTCGGCCAAGAAGAAAGACGAAGAAGAAGCTGAAACAAATGAACCCAAGAGAAAACAGAATCTGTTCGAGAGCGTAACAGAAGCTTTGGATTTTGCCCAGGTCCGATCCGAGGAAGATGCTCAGCTACTTGACGATGCTAGAAAAGCTACCAAATCCGGATCTAAAATGACCCGGGAACAG TACGGTGCTCTCAGAAGGAAAATTGGAGGAACATACAAAGATTTTTTCAAATCCTACGTTGATG TGGACGGGGAATACGTTGAGGAAGGTTGGGTGGACAAAACTTGTAAGATTTGCAAAAAAGATACAAGGGGGGAAGCAAGGCAGGTCGACAATTTTGGAAGATACGTTCATATAGCTTGCTTAGATGACAAGTCCAAGTCCGGGGGAAACTTTTTCACTAGACTTTTCTCATAA